A stretch of DNA from Electrophorus electricus isolate fEleEle1 chromosome 18, fEleEle1.pri, whole genome shotgun sequence:
AGGGAGCCGCTGGTCAAAATGCTGTGTCACCGTGGTGGGGTCCGCTCTCTCACTGTGGACAGATCTGGCACGTGAGTACAGCCCATGGCACAGAGAGTTCACAGCTTCTCACCAGTGTTGTCACAAATATTGATACCTGTCGATACTGAACATTTTGGAATGGTACAATATTTGTTTCCCACAGTATCAATATCTATACATGTTAAATGTGCATCCCTGCTTGTGATGTCTTTTGAACCACTTAATCATGCACACGTTTTTGCCTAAAGAGCTTGTGCCATTTACTGCTTGTTGTGCTAGTTAGTGGGATTTTTAGGAGGAACTATACTGGTCCAGATGTCTACTATGTAAAACTCATGATTGGGCAAAAATGTTTGTCTGGTTTGAAGAGTGGCTTTAGGAGAgataatacaataaatatactCCACAGTTGCCCAGTGGGAGAGCAAAGGTTAAATGATGgtggaacatttaaaaaaaataataataataaaattggtGGCTTGTGCATGTCACAGGTACATGGTGACGTCAGGTCTGGACAGGAAGCTGAAAGTATATGACATCAGGGCCTTTAAGGCACTTCATTCCTACTTCTTGCCTGCGGGagcctcctgcctctctctcagcCAGAGAGGACTACTGAGTGCTGCTACTGGAGATGTagtacaggtacacacatgcgcacacacggcTAGCCACTATTTAGAGCTAGCAGTGAAGGCATATTGACCTGTAAGTTACTGTATTGTGCAGgaatacacactcacatctgttctgtttattatgCTAGGGAAAAATAGAAACCTCCCCTGTCTCCCCGAAGGATCTGAGTGTTCCTATGACCTTTAGGTACAGAGTATGTTGAAAGTAGTGGTTGAGCAATATGGGCTTTTTAAGGGCCGATGCCAATATTTAGAGAGCAGGGCGAATGATGGCTCATGTATAAGGCTGACATCTGATAAAATACTTGAATTAATAGTGATAATAATTGAGACAAAATTGCTgaattaaatgacatttatttaactaTAAATAGTTATTGCTTATTGTCAACACTGtacttaatttaaatgaaactgaatgaaTACTGAGTTTTATTATCAACTGAATAAATGTCCACAGGTGGTAAAAAAACAGCAGGGTGCTTGAGAGTTATAGTACAGGGCTCAAACCATCTTTCTCATCACTGTCCCAAAATTGTCCCGAGTGTAGTTAAGATAATTATTCCAAGCTGGTGTTcacatggagagagacagacatacacgtgcagaaacaaaagcaaacaagttAAATCCTCTATTAGCAAATGCAACCGACTGTAACGTACATTGGGTACCTTTATAACTGTCAAATCAATCACTTATGATGGCAGGTTGTTGAGCTGAGATGAGAACAGAAGTTTGAGTCCTGTAAGCTAGCTAGTTTAGCTGCTTAATGGCTTACTAACATTACAATGCTCAAATAACATTATATGCATTTTCTCACCAAATTACAGACAGTAAACATTGTATATGTTGAGAGACCAATTAAATATTAAGTTTTGAAAGATATAGGAATTAcaggttttctgttttctctcaggAAACATTAAATCTAGCATTAGCATGCACCATTTCACAGTACCATGACTGCCCGTAGAATGACAAAGAGGACCCGAGGGGGAGCTCTAACTGCTCTGCAGCAGCCAAACTGACAGGGGAGCCTCCGTTGTATCTGTAGGCGTTTCTTGATTATCGGCCTCATGAGCATATCTTAAAATGGCATTAATCGGCCGCAAGATCGCTTGATCACTAGTTGAAAGCACCGCTGCCGTCATGCTAGTTCACTTCTTACTGTGATCTTTGAGATCCTTTTGAGAACTGCATTCAGAATGGTGTACAGCAGATCCAAATGTGTTGTAACAGCTttgcaaatattaaatgaagCATCACCATCGTTTGGCTTGTACATTCACCCTTTACACCATTGTAGAGAGTTTAAGAACGCAGaccaccccccactcccccagGTATACCGTGATGTATGGGGAGGTGGATCGATGTCGAAGCCGTACATGGCGCACCGGGTGAGGGGGGCAGTGTGGGGTGTGGACTACTGTCCCTTTGAGGACGTGCTGGGGATTGGCCATGAAGCAGGATTCACCAGTATGATCGTACCAGGTCAGtatgtacgtacacacacacttctgtttgCTGTTCCAACAGAGTGCAAATTGGAATCTGTGGACTGTGTACTGTCTGGATAGCCAAATTAAgtattttaatggtttatttaaGGGATTTTGGAACTTTAGGaactattttaataatttaccAATGTTATTGCATTAATTGTCTGATAATTGTATTTCTTTGGCTCTAGCACACATCTGCTGATTATATGGCTAAGCAACATTTAACATGCAGCACACAGGGCTCAGAAAATGTAAAGCGTGAAATGTTCCTCCTGCGTGTTCTGATGGGTAGGCGCGGGTGAACCGAACTTCGACGCCCTGGACATGAATCCATACCGCAGCACCAAGCAGAGGCAGGAGTGGGAGGTCAAGGCTCTGCTGGACAAGGTGCAGCCCGAGCTCATTGGCCTGGACCCAGGACTCCTGAGCAAGGTGGACCAAGCCACCTTCGAGCAGAAACATAAGGAGAGAGTGGAGGCTCTggtgaggtcacacacacacacacagacacacacacacagacagttcagtggtaaaggtacttgacttgtaatcagaaggttgctgtttcaagtcccaccaccgccaagttgccactgaattgctcaagatgtactcagtcataattgtaagttgctttagataagtGTTAGCTAAATTCCGTAAATTTGCATACATACATGAGATTAAGTCTCACGCCGATAGTTACAGTATCCACCCACTAAAGGTGGCCTAACCCAGTATTTGTTGTATAACTCCTAAAGAATGTAGAGCTTGTATAATTTCCTTTTGTTGGTGGTCATACCCTTTtaaatttgaagaaaaaaaaggggtaCAAATAGGAGTATTTTAATCCTTAGCAGATTACCTTTTTGGAAATCCCAATTTATCACTTTGCTATAAACATTGCAGCACACCTTATGTTTAGTAAGGGCCTGAATGTACTTGTCCTCTCACATCCATAATAGCATCCGAAAGTCTGTGACATTCAGATGATCGCAGCTGCTGGTTGTTTTCTATGGTGCTGCTTCCCTGGACCTGCATGCTGGCCTTCTATAACTGTAGTGAAGTGATAGGAGGTGTGGGAGAGACTGAGTATCATGCCGAGTTGGCATCTGCTCTGTTGGACAACTGCCAAACCTGCAGTCTTTTCACAAGCTCAGGCTCAGCAAAAGGACCTGCACTGTGTGCCCAAtaattagtttttgtttgtgtgcacattttttatttattttttttaacatacagAAAATTTTATATACTGAgttatgagtttgtgtgtgcacgcatccTTAGGGCTATGACCCACTCGCAACCGAGAAGTTCAAGCCAAGACTGAAGAAGCGAGGGCGAAGTTCAGCGGGTGCtgtggagaggaggaagaagaaggtgGCCCACGAGGATCAGAAGGTATCTTCTTTCCCCTGCTTCCATGCACACGCTAGCTTTCCTCTCGCCATTGGTTTGATGCTTTTAATAGCATTCCCACAAAGCCACAGTCGCCATTCTCACTCGCGTGCTGTCTCGTCTTCCCCTTTTCCCCTCCTCACCATAGGACACGATCCGGAAAACAGTTGAGGAGAGGATGGAGCGGGAAAACGAGAGGAAGGTTAAGGCCCAGGAGCAAGCGGAACACGGCACAAGGACGGCACTAGACCGGTTCAAGAAGTAGAGCGAGCAGTGTGGCAGGAGTGCACAGGACTTTGAGCTTTTGAGGAAATAAAAGACTTATTCAGAATGGTGATCTACGCactgttttggggtttttttcagtcTTCAAACACTGAGACTCCTCTGTCTGGACATTTGGTCAACTGCCATGCAAAAGTGACCCGACcactcttatttttttcttcttgtgtgtTGGCTGCTCTTAGTAACGAAAACGTTTCTGGTCTGACTGTGAAATGCACATTGGTAGACTagtaaacagaaataaaataaactcttatggttttattaaaaaaacaaactctcttTTAGGACAAGAAAGTAATCATAAAATAACAAGGTTTGAAAAATTGTGAATTTTGTAATAAGTAAACTAATTGGAAACTCCTTAAGACTGAATACATTGGCCAAAGCTCAAATTAGCAACGCATTCTTGCAGTTCTTAATTGCTAGAACAAGAATATGAACATTGTTCTTTGTTTGGGTgggttttaaaaacaatgaagtttatttatttccaatGTAAGTTTGTCTTTAATTGTCAGAATACGAAAAATTGATATACTCTTGCAACTGAATATATCCTATGTGAATAATATCACTGGAATTTCTCCAGTAGCTTCAGATTTCCATTGTGTTGCTTCCCCCTCGGTGCATAGAgaggtacttttttttttttccccttgtttgtgaatttaacaaatttaaaacatttggacTTTGCAAACTGTACAACTTTTATTAAAAGGGTACTGATTGCATGAACTAAACTTTCCAACTGCTGTGACATCCATGGTATAGCCAGACATGTCCCTTTGTTGTGATGCTATCTGACACTGCCTAAGGATAATTCACTTCAATAAGTGCAGTTGTGGTACAGATGCAGTTCAGTGCTTTATTCAAGACCTGCACAGAGCAGACAATAGAGTGGACAACAAAAGTTCATATGAGCTCTCCTTCACATTTTTGTGAAAGCACATCACCCTGGAGCCTTCATACAGAGAGAGCAGTTTTCAGCCAGCATGTTGTAGCACTTACTATAAAGAGGCAACTACCATAGTGGAACATTAACACACCACAAGAATCTGCCTTTATGTTGTATCTAAGGTGCTGTATACACAGGACAAAATGTTTAAACTGAATCAATTTTAtctgttcagttttgtttacaCTCTTCTAAGGAAACCTAATAACTGACAAAAATTGTACATtacagttaattaaaaaaaaacatttttgcatctgCTTAAGAGATTGTATTGCAAATAATTCTGGACTATCCACACAATTTAAAAGGcagctgaaatgtaaaatgttgaaaacTGAACTAGTCTGGGCTAAATTGCATTTGCAGCCACATTTAACAATTCACATCCAAATCATCTGTAGATTGTCCAGTTATGCCTGCAACTGGTCAGAAGCTTATCTGAACACAcaagtacaaaaataaatgattaaataaaaacgCATCTCTTATTTAAGCATTACAGCCTGATGTTTGTTCCATTTTTGAACATGCTGTCCTATATTGTATGAGTGCAAGTGTGCTGTTATGAGACAGTTGTGAGGTTTTTGAGCCTAAAAATATGTTTCATAAGTTGccattaaacatgtaaataacaTATTCCTTGCAGTGTCTAATTTGTTACAATGATGAAGATGGTTTTGGAAGCACAGGGGCAGGCAAATCCAGACCTAGATAGCAACCATATACAACAAAGATTGATGTTTGTCCTGCCTGGTTCAGTCAGTAATAATATGATAATCAGTTTATGGattaaaatgaatgtgaacTGGAAAACACTAAATCAATGAGGGCCAGTGATGTCCAGTCCCAGTCTTGGATGAAATATATACTTCACCCAAAACCGCTCCCATGGCAGAAATATGGGGAACTTAGCATTGTCCTATTTAGGCTATTCAAACTCCTATTTGTTTGACTTGGTAGCAACATTAGCAGGTCTGGGTGTAAAATATTCCTTTAAGTCCAAGGTAAGAGGAGGCTGGACTTGAATTTTCATATCGGTCAACATtgttcagacacacaccagactcTGCCTCTCACAGGTGTTCTGTAAGCCTGTTTTCGTTAGGATATACCTTTTCTAAATGGACTTCAATTCACCAATCTGTTGATTATTCACACTACACAaactggtgtttgtgttatgtAGCATGCCAAGATTAGAAAATAACATGTCAGTCATTCTTATGGCAACATGCTCTTTCTACCATTTGTTCTTGAAAATGGGCAAGCACTTAGTTTTTGTTGTGGCTTGTCTTAGTTCCAGCAAAAGTGCTACTGTGAGCTGGTGAAGGCTAGTGGGGAAATCACTCATATTTAGTATGAGTATTTATCTCCAGCCCCATTTAACTCCATTCACTGTTAGCAACAGCAGCATTTTGGGGTGAAgcatttttttcagaattgcATAGTTCCATTATCCATCtgttttagacttttttttttttaagcattttagtAGCATTTAGTATTGAAACGAGTTTGTATAAATCTTCCAGTCcatgctttatttaattttattttaacctCCTTATTTTTACCTCCTTCATTGCATACCTGAGTGTTAAAATAACCAGATAAACAAACTAAGAGGACAGACTGTGAAGCGATACCTCACTGTAATGTTTTCATGTCCAAATAGAATAAATGTATTGTACGTTTAATCCTTAGTGCGACAGTTTTTCTACatgattttttatattaaatgcaGTTTGGTGCAGTGGATATGACTGCACTTTTACTACTAGTCAaagctgtattttatttttctttcaattcAGCTTTGGAATCTTAGCTATCATCATTGTCCTACCATTCATCACACTTGGCCAGGTGCATCAGCTAGTTAAAAGCTCTTTAGTGTAATAAAAACTCAAATGCATTTAGAAATCAAGTTAAGGAGGGACAGCGATGGCACGGGGACTGATACTGAACTCAGTAAAGGTTCcactgcaaaaatgcaaaaagttGCAAAAATAGCGCAGTcttaatttacatattacatattacatggAAGACTACGTTCAAGAGTAAGATTGTGAAACTATGTCAGTTCAGAACAGTCCTATGACCACCCAGAGCGATGCATCTTTCACttgcaagaagaaaaaaaatgagtaGCAATCGTGCTGTGATTTGTTTGGAACATTCTGAGCATAGGTTAGTTTAGTGTAGATTTGACAGAATCTGCCGATGCTTGGCAAGGTCATTTCAAACAAAATCAAGTCAGTGTTGCTGGCTGCAACACCCTACTTATAATACACAATGTGTAGAACGTATAGTCACTGATTCCAAGTATAAACAGTTCATTCACTTTACCACCAAAGGCTGAGAGTGTAATTAATACATATTGAAACACTTGgtgacaataaaaaaataaagctaCAAAGCACAGTGCAGGGCTTCCTTGGGCGACACCAACATCCAATTGTTCAAGTAGATCCACTTGTGCTTCTTCAGGCTTTGCGGCCTCCCATGTATGATTAAGAAATCCTGCTAATTCTCTAGGTGGTCCAGTTTATGAAGCAAAACCCAGAAGGACCCTCAGAAATGTTCTGACCTTGCAAAAGCCGAAAGAGGTCCGGACTCTCAACCAGGAGCAGGGGGCCGTGGAGTGCATGTCTGCCCAGTAACGGAGCATCTCCTCTGGCTGGGTGTGGTGGACAGACACCATGGCCTGGTAGCAGCAGCGGCTGTATGGCAAGGATGGCCCTCCTGAAAAGAACGGGCTGTGGGTGGGGCCGATGCCCACAGCTTGGGCGCACATACCAACAAACACGTCCTCGGGAGGCAGTGGTTTGGGTAAGGGCATTGCAGCAGCTGCCAGTGAGAGCTTCAGCACAGCAGGGCGAGAGAGCACGTATGCAGTCCCACTGCAGTAGTCAGGGAAGGTAGCACCTCTGAAAGCCACTTCAGAAAGGAAGTGCTTGCTGGCTGGATTGCGTTCTGGGGCCACCCTCACATGGACCCGGCCCAGGTACAGGTCTGTGGGTTCGCTCTCTGGTGCCACACCATAAAGGGTGAGATAGTGCAGGAGCGCACTGGGGTTGATCATCACATCGTCGTCCACTTTGGCCAGGAAGCGAGCCTGAGGGCAGAAGCGTCGAGCCCAGGCCAGCATTGAAAGGGTCTTCAAGGTCAGGTTGGCGTAGGAGTCCAGGAAGCGGCCCTGCACCAGATCCCCTCGCTCCTTTGATTCTTCCACCAGTTCACTGGCTAGGACTGGGTCTGACGGCTGACCCACCATGAAAAGGGTTATGACCCTGTGGCCTCGGACTTGAACCTCGCCACCCCAGGTGTCACGGATGGCCTGGCGCGCCTTCTGGTTGGCGGGGGCCGAAGTCACCAAGGTAATGAGGTAGGGTTTGGCTCGCTGGCAGACCAGGGGACTTGGCATGAGGAGGTACTCCTCTGGGCGGGTAGGGGGGATGCTCTGAGGAAGAACCACTCCGTGGGCACCTACTACTCCACTCATTCCTAGAGAGGTGATCCAGGACTCAATGTAGTCAATAAAGAGACCAGCCAAAAGGCAGGCAAAGACCAGCAAGCACAGGGCAGAGAGCAGTCCAAGATGTCCCCTACGCTTCCCTAAACGGACCTTACAGATCCACAGACCACGGATTACCATTCCTGCAGTTGACAGATCACAGCTCAGACCTTGGGGGAACGTTTCTCTGAGTAATTCACTTTTCATCACACTGACCGTTTTTGTCTCTATTCCATTTGCTGTCGAGGTAGGGGGCCCAAGTTTAGATCCAAGGATTAGTATAGGAAGACAGAAGTTTTGATTTCGCTTTAGCACAGTAACTTATCTGCAAAACATTTAATAGAAAATTTAAGGTAAGGTAAGCTCCAACCACATGCTGTAATAGAAAGGATCTCTTATGGAATTTCCAAAATAACACTTCGTGcgatgaattatatatatatatatatatatatatatatatatatatatatatatatatatatagacacacacacacacacctggattgTATTAAATCAGTTAaattacacaataacacaaccTAATGTTAcgacatgaaaacattttctacaaTACGCTGTTCTAAACCAGAACGACAGGAATCTTTATACAGCTAACCTATAGAATATGATACTGACTAAACGTAACGGTATTTAGTATGACTGTTTATCTTAAATAGGCTTTCCAGTACTTCGAATAATAAAAACAGTGCACTTGCACTTTCAAAAACTACATTGGCCGTAGAAACAAAAACGTGGCAAAAATATTAGAAAAGAATAT
This window harbors:
- the b3galt4 gene encoding beta-1,3-galactosyltransferase 4, which encodes MKSELLRETFPQGLSCDLSTAGMVIRGLWICKVRLGKRRGHLGLLSALCLLVFACLLAGLFIDYIESWITSLGMSGVVGAHGVVLPQSIPPTRPEEYLLMPSPLVCQRAKPYLITLVTSAPANQKARQAIRDTWGGEVQVRGHRVITLFMVGQPSDPVLASELVEESKERGDLVQGRFLDSYANLTLKTLSMLAWARRFCPQARFLAKVDDDVMINPSALLHYLTLYGVAPESEPTDLYLGRVHVRVAPERNPASKHFLSEVAFRGATFPDYCSGTAYVLSRPAVLKLSLAAAAMPLPKPLPPEDVFVGMCAQAVGIGPTHSPFFSGGPSLPYSRCCYQAMVSVHHTQPEEMLRYWADMHSTAPCSWLRVRTSFGFCKVRTFLRVLLGFAS